Below is a genomic region from Drosophila kikkawai strain 14028-0561.14 chromosome X, DkikHiC1v2, whole genome shotgun sequence.
aaatagttttaatatttttaaaatatataaaaaagtatattaaacaatttaaaatgtctttaaactcttttaaatagttttaaaatatattttaaattgttttcttgatattttaaatatttctcatatcaaaaattctttaaaatactttaacatgtgcttaaaatatttaaaaattatatagaaatattttagataattgttttaatatttctaaaatatttttaaatgtgttcaaatattataaatatcttctaaatatatttaaaaatgttttcttaatattttaaataatttaaatgctttcaaaatactttaaatattaaatgggttctaaatattttaaatactttcataaattgttttcttaatattttaaataatttaaatgcttttcgaatattttaaattgttttctaaatattttaaagcgcctcttatatttttttaatatattaacacgagttctaaatatttaaaaatgagttgtaaatattttaaatattttctaagtatttaaaaatgtgttataaatatttcaaatattttttaaatattttaaaatgcgttataaatattttaaattttttctaaatatttctaatactttcaaaattttcaacattgttttaaatttccatttttaggcaaaaaaaaaactccaagAAAACACGAAAACAAgctaaaacatttaaaaccatggctaattttaattgaaattttacctaaatttatattttaaagtgtatttaatattattgtaaTTATAAAGAGGATAACAGAACAAGTTTTAGTTTAATCCCTGACCCTTTTGTGGCCCCGGTGAATGTGTGTCAGTGGTTTCTTGTAGTTGAGCAGACGCCACTTGGTGGATCGCTTGCGACCGATCATCTTCAGGGCCTTGGCCAGTTGCTGTTCGTCGAGACCAGTCTTCTTCACCAGCTCCTCCATGCGTTGGAACTTGACCTTCTGGTAGCTGCGAATTACCGTCCTAAAGACATCGTTCAGTTCCACCTGCGAGTACTGATTATATTATtatctctaaaaatatttaaatatttataaaactaacTAACCGGTTTCGGATTGCTGGACATTGGCTGTCTTAACTCCTCTAAATCGTAGGcctgtaaataaaacatgcTGATACGCCACTTTCGGCGCTTGATCTTTCCAATCCGCTTTAGGACCTTGCGGATGCTCCTCTTCGACAGCTTTGTGCGCTTCCTTAGATCCTTTAGAGTCCTGTATTTGCGACCATCGAATGCGCAGCGAATGATACTTTCACGGTTTCTGCGGGGTGAGGAGGTCTAAGGAAaagaaatattctttatttaatttataggattttaaataaatttaagttacaatcatttattttatctGCAGAAAAATTAACTATTATTTACTTACCTTTTCTTCAGTCTCCTTGGGATCTGGAATATCCTTTTTGGGCAGGTTGTTCTTTTCAGTATCCTCTTCACAATTCTCCAAAGAATTCTCCAAGCAATTCTCCATACAATTCTCTTCACAATTCTCTTCACAATTTCCTTTAGAATTTTCTGTAATATCTTTAGTAAAATTCTGTGCAATATTCTCTGTAATATTTTCTGTAATATCCTTTATATCTTCGTTAATGTTCTCTGTGACATCATCTGTATTTTTCTCCGCAAAATTTTCAGTAATGTCCTCTGTAACAtcctttttaatattctttattatatCTTCTGCAATATTCTCTGTGATATCATCTGAAATATCCTCTGCAATTTTCTCTGTAATTTTCTCTACAATTTTACCAGTAATATCCTCCGTAATATCATTTGTAATATCCTCTGTAATACCCTTTGTTACATCTTTTGCAATATTCTCTGTGATATCATCTGGAATATTCTCTGTAATATCCTCTGTTATATTTTCGGTAATTTTCTCTGTGATATCCTCTGTAATATCCTCTGAAATTTCCTCTGTTATATCTTCTGTAATACCCtttgttatattttctataatattttctgtGATATCATCTGAAATATCCTCTGTAATTTTCTCTGCAATTTTTCCAGTAATATCCTCTGTAATATCATCTGTAATATTCTCGGTAATTTTCTCTGCAATATTCTCTGCAATATTCTCTGCAATATCCTCTGGAATATTCTCCGGAATATCATATGGAATATCATCTAaaataccctttaaaatatCCTTAGTAATTTTCTCTGCAATATTCTCTGTAATATCCACTCCAGTATCCTCCGCAGAGTCCTCTATATATTCCTCTTCAGAATCCTCCGTAGCATACTCTACATAATCCTCTTCAGAATCCTTTTCAGAATCCTCTTCAGAATCCTTTTCAGAATTCTCTTCAGAATCCTCTTCAGAATCCTTTTCAGAATCCTTTTCAGAATTCTCTTCAGAATCCTTTTCAGAATTCTCTTCAGAATCCTCTTCAGAATCCTTTTCAGAATCCTCTTCAGAATCTTGAAAATTGTCTTCACAATCTTCGTCTTCATCTGAGTCTTCCTTTACTGAAGGTGCCTGaaaatatgttatatatatatatatataatataaaggGAAATCATAAATTGCAATTATGTCATcatatttccaaaaaaaaaaaaaacatcactCACGCTTGGCATTTTCAAAACCCATGCAGGAACGtaacatataattttttcttttggcttCGCTTCCATTTCGTCGTTACCCTCGATCGGAGCTTCCTCATTCTCgtaaatttttattagtttacaAGGCCGCTCCTCCGACTCCGAATCGGTGGAGCTTTCGGATAATATCGGTGGCGGGAATTTCCAGCTTTTCTCTAGTTTATTCTTTGTACTTGTCGGTCTTTCGTTAAGTTCTTCTGAAAAGTTTTCTGATAAGTCTGGTAGAGAATCGTCATCCTCATCAGATGATGAATGCGATAGTGTGGATTCCTGATCCTGATTTAATAGCGATGGATAGCTACTCCAAAATGGGGCATATGAAGAATCGGCAGGCTGTGGGGATCCTGAAGAATCGGTTAGCTGAGGAAGTCCTGAAGCATCGAAACGAGATGAGTCTTCTGAAACATCTGTTTCTTCCGAAGCAAACAAAGATCCCGAAGCAAGCGAGGCCTTCAAACCGTATGGGTCATCTTCATCCTCGTCATCATCTTCATCCTCGTCATCTGCCGTATCTCCGGAATCCTGGGAATCTGCAGAGTCCCCGGAATCTTCCTCGAACTTGGCATTCTTGAAATACTCCGCATAATCGACATCTTGGTCATCGGCGGCATCCTCGCCATCTTCGGAATCCTCTTCTTCTTCGGGAACCTTCACATCCATGGAGATGTCAGGGATATTCTCGATATTATTGGTTTCCTCGTTAATCCTTTCAAACTTGGTTCTTTTTGGGTAGCCGACAGCCCCGTCATTCTCAGCGTATCTGGTTTTATGGACAACCTGGGCTTCCTCGCCCACTCCGAATCTATTACCTCTCTTGAGGATACGAGGGAATTCCCCGTCGTGCACGTCAGCCCTGGAAGCCGCAAATTCACTGGCATCCTCCATATTCTTGGCAATCCTGGACCCCTTTACATACCAGCGAATATATTGATTCTCCGAGAAAGTGACTCTGTTAGCAGCCTTGGCTTCCTTGACATCCTCAAATTCCTCGTCTTCCTCGATATCCTGTTCCTCCATTAAATCCTGGGTATCCTTAGCATCCACAGGATTCCCGTCATCCGCGGCAATTGGGGTATCCGAGGTATCCGAGGAATCCGAGGTATCCGAGGAATCCGAGCTGTCGGAAGTATTCGAGGAATCCATGGACGATGAAGACGATGTGGACGATGAAGACGATGAGGACGATGTGGCCGTGGGCGACAAGGACGACGATCGGTATGGAGATACTGGCCTATCCTCGAGACGTGTAATCGCACCACTGAAAAACTGTAAGATATAACTAATTAATTGATATCCAATGCATATCTCCAAGGGAAGTACTGGAGTCAGTAGGGGAATCGGGCGGCCTTGCCATTTTGAATTGCGTCTTCTTAGCAATCGATTCTTCGGTCTCACCGGAAgactcaaatatttattagctTCTTCCTTGGCTTCGGAGTCCTTTCCCTTTATCTGAGGGATTGGAATTTTGGCCGTAGGAGTTTCATGCCTGCCCCAACAGCGTAGCATCAAGGCGTATACCTTGGCAATGGAGGAGGTTTTGATACATTTGACCCGGACAACTGCCTTTGGTATTTTATATGGTGGTGGTAGAGGAGGTGGTGTTGGTGCTGTTGGTGTGATTGTTTCCGTTGGTATTGTATTCTTTATCGATGATAAAAATGTAATCGAAGGCAATGGTGTTGTTTGTGTTGAAGGCCTAGTTTTTGTTGGTGAAGGCATTGAGTCCCTCATCGGTGATAAAAATGTAATGGATGGTAACGAGGATAATCTTGGcgataaaaatgtaattgaagGCAATGATgatgttggtgttggtgtttttggtattgttggtgttggtgttgtaTCCCTCATGGGGGATAGAAATGTAATAGAGGGCAATGGTGATGTCAGTGTTGGTGTTTTTGGTGTTGTGTCCTTCACTGGtgataaaaatgttgttggtgttgttggcCAAGTTGTTATTGGTGATGATGGTCTTGGTGTTTTAggtattgttgttattgttggatCACTCATGGGGGATAGAAATGTAATGGAGGGCAATGGTGATGTCAGTGTTGGTGTTTTTGGTGTTGTGTCCTTCACTGGtgataaaaatgttgttggtgttgttggcCAAGTTGTTATTGGTGATGATGGTCTTGGTGTTTTAggtattgttgttattgttgggtCACTCATGGGGGATAGAAATGTAATGGAGGGCAATGGTGATGTCAGTGTTGGTGTTTTTGGAGTTGTGTCCTTCACTGGTgataaaaatgtaatagaaGGCATTGGGGTTTTTGGTGTTGTTGGCCAAGTTGTTAGTGGTGATGATGGTGTTGGTGTTTTAggtattgttattgttgggtCACTCATGGGGGATAGAAATGTAATGGAGGGCAATGGTGATGTCAGTGTTGGTGTTTTTGGAGTTGTGTTCTTCACTGGTgataaaaatgtaatagaaGGCAATGGGGTTTTTGGTGTTGTTGGCCAAGTTGTTATTGGTGATGATGGTCTTGGTGTTTTAggtattgttgttattgttgggtCACTCATGGGGgataaaaatgtaatagaaGGTAATGGTGATGTCAGTGTTGGTGTTTTTGGAGTTGTGTCCTTCACTGGTgataaaaatgtaatagaaGGCAATGGGGTTTTTGGTGTTGTTGGCCAAGTTGTTATTGGTGATGATGGTCTTGGTGTTTTAggtattgttgttattgttgggtCACTCATGGGGGAAAGAAATGTAATGGAGGGCAATGGTGATGTCAGTGTTGGTGTTTTTGGAGTTGTGTTCTTCACTGGTgataaaaatgtaatagaaGGCAATGGGGTTTTTGGTGTTGTTGGCCAAGTTGTTAGTGGTGATGATGGTGTTGGTGTTTTAggtattgttgttattgttgggtCACTCATGGGGGATAGAAATGTAATGGAGGGCAATGGTGATGTCAGTGTTGGTGTTTTtggtgttgttggtgttgtatCCCTCACTGGTgataaaaatgtaatagaGGGCAATGGGGTTTTACTGGACACAATCTGTTCTTTGGCTTTCTTCCGctttttctcttcttttttcccCTTGACTACTGGTTGCTGATCATTATTTGGAATACTTGCAGCTTCGCAATCTGCTGTCTCTGAAACGGATACATCGGTTGGCTGGGTAGTAATCTCCATGGGCTGGAATTCTTGGGCTGAGGAGATCTCCTCTTTGTTTTCCAAGGACGGGAGGCTTAGGTTCTTAGACTGGCATTGCAATTCCTGCAaagataaaaacaaattttatatatatgtatttttatcgGATTAATTTGGGCTTTGATTTATCTCTTAAAgtgcaaagaaaattatttaaaattttctaatGACTTCCGCTTACGTTTAAATCCATTTGTGTGTCCTCTGTGTCCATAGGACTCTCAATCAGCTGATGGTCAGAAATCTCAGGCAGGAAACTTATTAATGGACTATCCGCAGGATTTTTCCCAGGACTTTTCGGTTCGTTGCTCTCCAAAATATCAAATTTGGTTCCCAACTCTAAGTCAACGGTGGTGGTGCCAGTGTCTGTGGGCTCCACCTCTGCCTGGCACAAACATAATATGAGTTAGGTAAGAGAAGGGCAGGTCGGTCTGCAGCAGAACTCACCTGGGGCCGTGCATATGTCTCCTCATAAACATCAACATTGTCCGCGTGGTCACCAATGAACTCAAAGAGGATGTTATCCATCACGGGGATCACAAATACgcgttaaaattatttaataaatatttaaaatcttttttttatgtttacaaattttctttatttacgTTTTTCGACTTAAAAGGCAAGGCCCACTTGTGGTTGGTAAAAAATaccaaattcaataaataaaatgaaataataaatataaataaatttataataaaataaaatcgaataaaaacgTGTACAAAACTCACCTGATTTCTAAGAGggattataataataataatcatacgCTTTGGCGAAAATCCAGATCAAAACTGGTGCTTCGTCCGCTTGAAATTCTCCTGGCTTGGCTTGAGTCGACCAAGAACTATCCATTCCCTGAGGATTTGCTTTCAAACGCCCTATAATTCCTTGATAATTATATGAATTATCCCTATTCACTCACAAAATCTTtagcaaaagaaaaattgtattgtttGCGACGTTTTTTAGAGACGGCACTTGTCACAGTTTAAGGAATGctttttcgttgtttttgcgATGATTTTTACAGAAACTTTCTAGGGTTGTAGGGGAGTCTTAGCCACCCTAGATTTtctatgaatatttataacGTTTCGTTTATttggtttataatttatttcatttatcaGATTTTAagaaagtatttatttatttaatataattttcggGTAAATAATGCACTAAGGTTAATCTATATACATGCTGCATTATTTTGATCGGTGGGGCCCACTGGCCTTCATACGCACCGTTGCACACATTGGCATTTGTTTGCTCCTTGTGCTGGCTGGGTCCCTGCATCCTGCTGGGTTGTCCTCAGCATCGTTGCTCTCTCCTTGTGTTGCTTTAGCAGCTCTTGTGGTTTATTATAACTGCATATATCATGCAAATATTCTCGAGCGAAGGCCAACCGAAAATcccaaacacaaacacaaacatagCGAGAGGTCCTTGTATCAGAGaatgtttggtttttgggtgGTGCGGCGGCTGCTGATCCTGctactcctgctgctgctgccctttTTTTGAGTGCTGCTGGGAAAACTGGGGGAAAACTGCAGGCGGCAGTGACAGGTCCTTGCCGAAATTCGGTTTTTCCATGCTTTTCCCTCAGCTCGTTTACGTTTAGGTTCACGTTTACaagaattattttataaattttcatagTTTTCACTTTGATTAAAAGTGCGGTCATGGCTTCTGTGGCCAGGATTTGTTCctagccagcagcagcagcagcagctccattACCATATACCAAAAGGGAAAAtggtaaatggaaaatggaatgCCTGGCCGCAAAAGTGCACGCAACGGAAATCTAGTCAAGTCTTTTGGGACAGCATCTTAAGccaaaaatatacttttatgCTTGGCACGATTTCAAGTggcttgtatatatatttctaggAATTATTGCAGGATTAGAAAATTTGAAAAGGTggaaatcttaaaaaaaaaaatatatattaaaatacccAAAAGAGTGTTTACTTTTGCAGTGTAGTGTCCTTGGGATTAGTTGTAAGTATTCATTGCATTATTGGCATTAATTGCTCAGCCAGCAAGAACCGCACTCTACAATCTCTCAtttttgtttcaatatttGACAAATGCATTTATAATTGCATTGCCGCAGTTTTGGTATTCGATATGCCAGCGTCATTGTCTTCCAAACAATTTGTAATTGGTAATTTATGGCacaagtatatataaatatatatatatatccttgtTGTTGACCCAAGTCTTGAGGTTGCCCTAAAATTATCAATTGTCATTTGaagttttgttgttttgtataAATGTTGCccacaaataaaatgtataaaaattccTAAATATTAAAGCTTTACCTGGagattatattataatttaaaataattttttttaaggttaaataatataagaaattaattCCTTAACCTCTAAaagttaagaaaaataataaagaatataataccaaatatttaaaaaatgtaaataaataataaaaggcttttgtttaacatttaaaatgaataactaaaaaaatttaggtatttttataatttaaaaaaatattaaaagctttttttattaaataataatattaaataacggaattttttgggataaataaataagaaattaatttctcaGCCTAAAGAagcttcaaaaaaataaaaaataaaatttattaaaacattgttaaagatttttaataaaaaaaaatattgtttatgcGTTTTTatggtaaacaaaaataattatgtaatttttttatatatatttatttgatttttatatctttaGTTAAGCtcaattcatatttttatttaaataaatattaataatttatttatttataatttttgtattatttatatatttttaaaattatttcttatattatttagtGATTAGCTTAGCTGCTTAGCTTTGTGGCAACgctaaatataataaatacatatatttttttaattgcccAAACTTGTCATTTGCCGTCGTCTGCCATTTAATTTCactaattaatttgtttttccccaaaaaaacacacacacacagagagaaaagggGCAAGGCAAAGACACGCGGCAGCTGCcgcaaaagccaaaaacaacaattaaacataaatcttATAAATTTCCGTAGCCAAAACTTCCTGCCAAGGCTTTTtgtctctcgctctctctctctcctcgtCGTCTCCGTCCCCTTTCTCCATGGATGAGATTTCTCGCCGTGCCACCGAACATATTTCATTTCGGCTGCAACTTTACCAAGGGACACGCCCACCACGCATGGACCCCGCCCCCCTCCACCcacttttccccctttttcggGGCTAAGGAAAAAAACTTTTGGCCCCAAAAATGGAGAAGAAGACGTgtggaagcagcagcagcagcagcgcattGTTTGTTGTCTAACAGTCTATGACTATTTAAGACAACCCCCGAAATAGCACACGCACATGCAAGAGCACATAGTTGGGGGCAAGAAAATAggaatttaaaatagaaattttaatgtggctcaaaaaataaatatatgaaattaaataaatatatttttttgattaaaagaAATTCAGAAATTCTACGAAATTcgaattttaagattttaagacaatacaaataaatatatgggaaaatgaattattaaaaaatatttaaaatttattttatttaaatataaatattagttttaatattaatataattttatgatatttatttcTCTAGATTTCTTACTTAAACAAtgctattttatttgttattaaaattaataaaaataaataaaaaatcataaataaatttcgaaagaaaaatatatttaaaataaagaaataaatactacaaaattaaattttaagggtttaagaaaataaaaataaatatatacgaaaaataatttttgaaaatatttaaaagtcaaATAAAAACTGTTTAAGCTCTGTTTAATAAGATTTTAActcataaattgtttaaaaataattttaaaaaatgtataacatatatttacatatattttatatatttttatatattttatatatttaaatatattttttatatttatatatacttattcatatttatttaatttccaaataatattcaataatattaaaaacaaaatcagaAACCTCAAAATCTCAACCTGAGTTGTAAATCCTTTTAGACCCACGTCCACAGACCTacatgtaatttaattttactattttaGTTTCACTGCCGTTGGTTTTCAGTTTACAGTTACTACCTTTTGTTGGTGGAAAAGTGCAACAAggctacacacacacacacacacacacacacacacacacacacacacacatgcacacacctagaacacagacagacacacatCGAAGGACCACAGAAAACATTTGTTACAATTTCCCACGTAAATACTTCCTGCCAAGAGCGCTCtccgcacacacgcacacactcgcacataTGCAAAAGCACAATTATAATTGTCATAACACAAAAGCAGCTGAAAATTTAGTGCCAAGTGCGAAAAGTTCCACCAAACTGGATGGATGGCAAGACAGAGGGGGAGAAAACTGAGGGGTAACAGTAGGTGGAAAAGAGTACCAGGAGAAAATTTTACACTCCTAGCCATGGACGAGGGTGGTCAGATGAGTTCGAAAAAtggttacaaatattttcaaaatatttttatgaattatataaaaGGCGAATAATTAAGgatctaaatatataatattaaaaaacaagccAAGTTCGGCAAGccgaagtttatatacccttgcagctAGCTTTCCCGCAGTTAGCTTTGTTTTAAGCCAAGTTTTCTAAACCCGACCGCTGCTAAGGCAGCTTTATGTATATAGAATAATGGTTTTGGCTTGGACTTACCTGCAGTAAAGAATACTTTGTTGCTTTTCATCTTTACTCTGCAGAGTTGGTTGAGATTGATTACTTCGATTGCagatatttttgttgtttttgcatcAATATAATATGAACTTGCACTTTTTCCGGTGAAGCGAGTCAGCCAGGTGGCTTGGGATGAACACGTCACAGAAAAACACGGGGGGAGGTCGCGCACTGACTGAGGCTGCGGCGGCAGAAGGGCCTCTTTTTATAGGTagctagagagagagagagagatagagagaggtTAAtcgagagagatagagagaggtTAATCGCGAAagaaagagatagagagaggttgatcgagagagagagagagaggttgatcgagagagatagagagaggtTGATcgaaagagagagatagagagggGTTGATTgatcgagagagagagaggaaaagaGAGGTTGATTGatcaagagagagagagagagagagagaaagaaagagagaggtaGATTGAGTAAGGAAGAGGTAGACTTACAGCTAGTTAGTTAGAGTTagtgggagagagagagagagcgcggCAGAGATAGTGTCAAAGTTAGAGAGAGAGGACTAGCCATTTAAAtattgctctctctctctctcactctccaTCTAGCTCTCCGCTCTCTCTCTACCCCTCCCTCACTCAATCcacttctctctctctctctttcgctcAACCTCTCTCTGTCCCGATAAACCTCTCTTTTTAGCTAGCTGACTATAAATAGAGTTTGAAAAATggcagaaatattttaaaaatatttttataaattatattaacgATTCTTCAGCTTTTCCTAAATTTTTCCAGCTGCCTTCGCTCTTGCATTTTCTATCCCTTTTTGCCCCGCCTCTCTTTCTATCCCTTTCTCTCTGGCAATGACACGTTGATAAATGACATTTGCGGCGTCAAtgtgaattttataaattctcGCAACTTTCACGCCCGCTGAGAGCTACTACCACTACTacttcttcgttttttttggAAAAGCTTTGGAAAAACTGGCCAAAACAAAGCGCTGACGCCAGCAAAGGCagacacaaacaaaaaaaaaaaaaaaaaaacttggaaGGGAGTTGGGTAATTTTTTTGGGTGGGCGGATCCGTCGCCTTGGTAgttgcatattttttatgacATTTTTGCGGCTTATCAACGTCATGGCAAACACATGCACTTGAGCCCATCCACGTTACTTTTGCCACTAACCAATTTCACACACCCCCCTGCCCCCCCCTTTCGGGGACCGGCTTTTCCTACCACCCCTTCCCCCTCCCCCTTGTCACATTATTTACATTGTCAACAAGCTGTCGCTGGGTTTTTCACAGCTctgccgccgccggttcttcaTTTTCATTATGCTGATTTTCGCCAGGCTGTTGATTTTCCCCCcttgatttcaatttttattatactttgtataatttttaatttttacttatttttaccCCTAGTGAAAGTTTAATTTCTAAGGGAGAGTGTCTGTATGCTGTAAACTTTATCCTTAAAAGCGAGCAACAGTTACAGATCGCTTTGAAAATCTTTGGAAAATCACTGGGAAAAACTTGGGAGAGAttgaaaaaatctaaaaaagtaaaaaaatataggatATAATTCCTATTTgactagaaaatatatttaaaatataggaaattaaaataattaagctCAATGAGTCCATAAAAAGGGGTCtaaaaaccctaaaaaaaattctaaaaaatctaAGCCAAAGCCAACTCCTTATCAAATCGGCTTaaaacttggccaaaaacttAAACTGAAAGCCCCAAGCTCAACTCGAGCGAACTGAACTTGAGTCCTGGGCGTTACCGGGGTCCAGAGATAAAGTCAAATACTTGACAAGTCACAGGTAACAAGTACGAACTTATGAAGCCATCAAGTGTGTAGCTGTgggtgtgccagtgtgtgtgtgccagcgctgcaaagttttcaaattatttttggttacATAATTGGAATTGATAACTTTGGCAGAGAACTCTCATTCGGTAC
It encodes:
- the LOC108075980 gene encoding uncharacterized protein isoform X1; its protein translation is MDNILFEFIGDHADNVDVYEETYARPQAEVEPTDTGTTTVDLELGTKFDILESNEPKSPGKNPADSPLISFLPEISDHQLIESPMDTEDTQMDLNELQCQSKNLSLPSLENKEEISSAQEFQPMEITTQPTDVSVSETADCEAASIPNNDQQPVVKGKKEEKKRKKAKEQIVSSKTPLPSITFLSPVRDTTPTTPKTPTLTSPLPSITFLSPMSDPTITTIPKTPTPSSPLTTWPTTPKTPLPSITFLSPVKNTTPKTPTLTSPLPSITFLSPMSDPTITTIPKTPRPSSPITTWPTTPKTPLPSITFLSPVKDTTPKTPTLTSPLPSITFLSPMSDPTITTIPKTPRPSSPITTWPTTPKTPLPSITFLSPVKNTTPKTPTLTSPLPSITFLSPMSDPTITIPKTPTPSSPLTTWPTTPKTPMPSITFLSPVKDTTPKTPTLTSPLPSITFLSPMSDPTITTIPKTPRPSSPITTWPTTPTTFLSPVKDTTPKTPTLTSPLPSITFLSPMSDPTITTIPKTPRPSSPITTWPTTPTTFLSPVKDTTPKTPTLTSPLPSITFLSPMRDTTPTPTIPKTPTPTSSLPSITFLSPRLSSLPSITFLSPMRDSMPSPTKTRPSTQTTPLPSITFLSSIKNTIPTETITPTAPTPPPLPPPYKIPKAVVRVKCIKTSSIAKVYALMLRCWGRHETPTAKIPIPQIKGKDSEAKEEANKYLSLPVRPKNRLLRRRNSKWQGRPIPLLTPFFSGAITRLEDRPVSPYRSSSLSPTATSSSSSSSSTSSSSSMDSSNTSDSSDSSDTSDSSDTSDTPIAADDGNPVDAKDTQDLMEEQDIEEDEEFEDVKEAKAANRVTFSENQYIRWYVKGSRIAKNMEDASEFAASRADVHDGEFPRILKRGNRFGVGEEAQVVHKTRYAENDGAVGYPKRTKFERINEETNNIENIPDISMDVKVPEEEEDSEDGEDAADDQDVDYAEYFKNAKFEEDSGDSADSQDSGDTADDEDEDDDEDEDDPYGLKASLASGSLFASEETDVSEDSSRFDASGLPQLTDSSGSPQPADSSYAPFWSSYPSLLNQDQESTLSHSSSDEDDDSLPDLSENFSEELNERPTSTKNKLEKSWKFPPPILSESSTDSESEERPCKLIKIYENEEAPIEGNDEMEAKPKEKIICYVPAWVLKMPSAPSVKEDSDEDEDCEDNFQDSEEDSEKDSEEDSEENSEKDSEENSEKDSEKDSEEDSEENSEKDSEEDSEKDSEEDYVEYATEDSEEEYIEDSAEDTGVDITENIAEKITKDILKGILDDIPYDIPENIPEDIAENIAENIAEKITENITDDITEDITGKIAEKITEDISDDITENIIENITKGITEDITEEISEDITEDITEKITENITEDITENIPDDITENIAKDVTKGITEDITNDITEDITGKIVEKITEKIAEDISDDITENIAEDIIKNIKKDVTEDITENFAEKNTDDVTENINEDIKDITENITENIAQNFTKDITENSKGNCEENCEENCMENCLENSLENCEEDTEKNNLPKKDIPDPKETEEKTSSPRRNRESIIRCAFDGRKYRTLKDLRKRTKLSKRSIRKVLKRIGKIKRRKWRISMFYLQAYDLEELRQPMSSNPKPYSQVELNDVFRTVIRSYQKVKFQRMEELVKKTGLDEQQLAKALKMIGRKRSTKWRLLNYKKPLTHIHRGHKRVRD